The nucleotide window AAGCGTCCCCGATTGCCGCCTCCTGCGTGTCGCCGAGCGCCACACCGACCTCGCCATTGGTCGCTCGCACCACCGCCCAGTAGGCGGGGCCGTTTCCGGCCATCAGAACTTCACATCGCCCTCCCCGGCTCCCCGCCGAGAACTGGGTCCGGCACCGGCTCAAGGCCGCAACTTTGGCCTTGGCCATGGATGTCTGGTTGGTCACGTACACGAGTCGAAACCCGCCCGACCCGCGTACCCCCGCCACGGCAGACGCCGCAAGGCCCGACGTGCTGGCCAAGCCCAACAGGCAGGACAGCCACATCGCAAGCATCACGGAAAGATAACGACTTCCATTCATCAGGGCGTAACCGCTGGTGCGGGAGCAACGAAGGCGTGAACCGATGCCCTCATCAAACCACACGACACCGCCTGACGAAGCGCGAAACAAAGGGGATTTTCGGGGGCATTATGGCCCGTCCAGCGTGGCGGCCATGCGCGCATGGGGCTCATCGGTGTCGCCGCTGCCTTGTCGGGTTGACGCGGCCACCGGCGTTCCGGCCCACTTCCCGGGAGTCTCGATAGAGAGAGCGATGCAGCGCGATAGCACGTCGCGGGCCGAAGCGCACACCGAAACGGCGATACCGCCTCAAGTCGTCGGATAGCCGCTGCCAAAGCGCCTTCGGCATGCAAAGTCGCCGAAAAGCCGATATAACACTCCCGCCAAAGAAAAAGGCGGTGCATCTTTCGATATCACCGCCTTCCGGCAGAAGTTCGGCAGTTGGACGCCCCTGTCAAGGCGCGTCCAGTGCCTGCAAATTTCGCTCAGGTGCCGCGTTTGATCCAGGCCGCCAGGTTGTGCGGGCGCAGCGTGTCGTACTCTTCGAACGGCTGGTGAATCCATGGGTTCGTCGGCAGGAATTCCACGGCGTAGTCGGGCGCCACCTTCGAGCAGGCCTTGTGCCAGAGCACTGCCGAGCGCACGTCGGTCACGGCAGGAAATCGCTGCTTGAGGTGCTGGCCCACGCGCTCGAGCGTCACGCCCGAATCGACCAGATCGTCGACCAACAGCACGCGGCCTTCCAGCTCGCCGCGCGTGATGGTGATGTACTGAGCGATATCGAGGTCACCGCGCACGGTCCCCTCGGCTTCACGATACGAACTGGTCGCCAGAATCGCGAGCGGCACGTCGTAGATGCGCGCGAGCTGATCGCCCACGCGCAAACCACCACGGGCCAGACACAGGATCTTGTCGAACTTCCAGTTGGACTCATGGACCTTGAGCGCCAGACGCTCGATCAGCCGGTGATACTCTTCCCACGAGACCCAGAGGTTCTTATCGTCGTTTTGGGGCAGATTCATGGTGTGCCTTGCCAGTCCTACGGTATTTCAGTTCTTGAAGGGGTGACGCAACAGGATGGTTTCGTCGCGATCCGGGCCGGTCGACACCATATCGATCGGAATACCGCTCACCTCTTCGATGCGCTTCAGGTAATTCTGCGCCTGAACCGGCAATTGATCCCACGACGTCACGCCGACCGTGCTTTGCGACCAGCCGGGGAAGTCCTCGTAAACCGGCTCGCAACGCGCCACATCGACCGCACCGCGCGGCAGGATATCCACCGTCTTGCCGTCGATCTTGTAACCCACGCACAGGCGCACGGTGTCGAGGCCGTCGAGCACGTCGAGCTTCGTCATGCACAGGCCGGTCACGCCGTTGATCTGGATCGAACGCTTGAGCGCCGCGGCATCCATCCAGCCCGTGCGACGCGGACGTCCCGTGACCGAACCGAACTCCTTGCCGACCGTGGCCAGTTGCAGCCCGATGGGTTCCTGACGGGCGGGGTTGTCCGCATCGTACAGTTCGCTCGGGAACGGACCGGCGCCCACACGCGTGCAGTACGCCTTGGTGATGCCCAGAACATAGTGCAGTTGTTGCGGACCAACGCCGGCACCGGCCGAGGCGGCGCCCGCCACGCAGTTGCTGCTGGTCACGAACGGATACGTCCCGTGATCGATGTCGAGCAGCGTCCCCTGGGCACCTTCGAACAACAGCTTCTGGCCTTCACGGTTGGCCGCGTAGAGCATCTGCGACACGTCGGCAATCATCGGCTGCAGACGCGGTGCGTAGCTCAGCATCGTGTCGAGCGTTTCCTGGAAGTCGACAGCCTTCGCGCCCAGATATTGGGTCAGCACGAAGTTGTGATAATCGAGGTTTTCACGCAGACGATCGGCGAACGTCTTCGGATCGAACAGATCCTGGACACGCAGGGCACGGCGCCCGACCTTGTCTTCGTAGGCCGGACCAATGCCACGACCGGTCGTGCCAATCTTGCCGGCACCGCGGCGCGCTTCACGCGCCTGATCGATGGCGACGTGGTACGGGAGAATCAGCGTACAGGCCTCGGAAATGCGAAGGCGGCCGCAGACATCCAGGCCAGCGCTTTCGAGTTCTTCGATTTCCTTGAACAGCGCTTCGGGCGACAGCACGACGCCGTTGCCGATGTAGCAAGTGACGTCCTTGTGCATGATCCCCGACGGGATCAGGCGCAGAATGGTCTTCTTGCCACCGATGATGAGCGTGTGTCCGGCATTGTGACCACCCTGGAAACGCACCACGCCTTGCGCGTGATCGGTCAGCCAATCGACGACCTTACCCTTGCCTTCGTCGCCCCATTGGGTTCCGATAACGACGACGTTGCGTCCCTGATTCAAAGCATTGCCGGACATAACAATAGTTGGTTTGGTTAAAAACGTATTCTACCCGTGTTGACGGACGCTAGTGCCGCTTTTTTCAGCGGGGTTCACCTGGGTGTCACTACCCATTGCCCATCTTTCTCGACGAGTACGCGGTCTCCCGTGAATTCCTCGAAATCCTGGTCGTGGCCGGGCAACATGCGGATGACCACCTCGCCCGCGTCGCGCAGGCCATCGATCTTCGCGCGCAGACCCGGCACATCGTCGGCCGGCGCCAAAATCGCGTTACTGCGCGCTTCCACCGGCGAAATAGCTGCCAATTCTCGCAAATCGAGCGAAAAACCAGTGGCAGGACGATCACGTCCGAAGGCCTGTCCAACCTTGTCGTAACGGCCACCGCGCGCGATCGCATTCGGGATGCCGTCCACGTAAGCGGCGAACATCACGCCGCTGTGGTACTGGTAGCCACGAAGATCGGCCAGATCGATCGAAAGGACGGCGGGTCCGTCCTTGCCTTGCGAAGCCGCCAGATACGCCAGATCATCCAGTGCGGCCTTCACGCCCGGCAGGTCCGGCAGCGCGTTGCGCGCGCGCGCGAGCGTCTCGGCCGGTTCACCGTACAACGTGGTCAGGGCAAGCAGCGCATCGCGCAGGTGCGCGGGCAGATCGCGCGTCAACTCCTGCAGCTGGGGCACGTCCTTCGTCGCGAGCGCGCCGAACAGCTGGCTTTCAATGGCCTCCGCCGCCGGCACGCCTTCGATCAGCGCCTCGAGCACGCCGGCGTGACACAAATCGATACGAATCTGCTTCAGACCCGCCAGTTGCAGGCAGTAGAGCAGCAACTCCTGGATCTCGAGATCGGCTTCCAGGCCGCTGTGACCGAAGATCTCGGCACCGATCTGGAACGGCTCGCGGGTCGCCAGCAGATTGCGTGGGCGGGTGAAGAGCACACTGCCCGCGTAGCACAGGCGGGTCACGCCCTTGCGATTAAGCAAATGTGCATCGATACGGGCGATCTGCGGCGTGATATCCGCGCGCAGGCCCATCGTGCGTCCCGAAAGCTGGTCGACGAGCTTGAACGTGCGCAGATCGAGGTCATGCCCGGTCCCCGTGAGCAGCGACTCGACATATTCGAGCATCGGCGGCATCACGAGTTCGTAGCCGTAGGTACGGAATCGATCGAGCATGAGACGGCGCAGATCCTCGATCTTGCGCGCCTCGGACGGCAGCACGTCGGCGATATTTTCGGGAAGTAGCCAATTCGGCATGGGTAGTTCGGTATTCAGACGGCGCGCAAAGGCGCCTTTTAGTAGTCGGCCAGCAGCATCAGAATCAGCCCCAGCGAGACGGCGGCCAGGCCGAAGAAGCGAATCTGGCCGGACGGCATTTCCGTTATTTTACGAAAACTTTGCCGCCACCGGTCCGGCGCGACAAACGGAAACATTCCCTCGACGATCAGCATGAGGGCAAAAGCGAGAATTATCGTGCTGCTGGTCACAGGGAGGCTCGGCCAAAACGCCACCGCCCGCGATTGACGCGGGCGGTGGCAGCTACTCGGATGTCAAGAGCGCTATTTTCCCGCTTTTCCGGCCGACGCGCCAGCACCACCGGAACTGCGCATGAATCGGAAGAAATCGCTGTTCGGGTCGGCGATGATCACGTCCTTCTTGTCGCGGAAGGTGGCCTTGTACGCCTCCAGACTCTGGTAGAACTGCGCGAACTGCGGGTCACGCCCAAAAGCCTGGGCATAGATGCCAGCCGCGGTGGCGTCGCCCTCACCCTTGACCTGCTGGGCCTTGGCATACGCTTCGGCCACCACGACGTCGCGCTGACGGTCCGCATCGGCACGAATCTGTTCGGCCTCGGCGGCGCCTGTCGAACGCAACTCGTTCGCCACACGCTTGCGCTCGGCCGCCATCCGGCTATAGACCGAATCGCTGATGCCCGCGGCCAGATCCACGCGGCGCATCCGCACGTCGACGATCTGGATGCCAACCTGCGCGGCGTCCTCGCCCACCTTCTGCTTGACCCACTGCATCACCTGCTCGCGCTGCGTCGACACGACTTCGGTCACCGTACGCTTGGTGAAGGCCTCCTGAAGGGCCGAGCGAATCTGCTGCGTCAGGCGATCCTGGGCGAGACGATTGTCGCCCTTGAAGCTCACATAGAACTTTCGCGGGTCGACGATGCGCCATTTCACGTATGAATCGACGATCAGGTTCTTCTTCTCGGCCGTGATGAAGCGCTCCGGCTCCGGGTTATCGATGGTCATGATGCGCTTGTCCAGATACAGCACGGTCTGGAGCGGCGGCGGCAACTTGAATTTCAAGCCGGGCTGGCCATAGACATCCTTGATCTCGCCGAGCGAGAACACCACGGCGTAACGGCGCTGATCCACCACGAACATGGTCGAGGCGAGCACGATCAGCAGGACGATCAGCGCGACAATAGCGGTTCCAATACGGTTCATGCGCATATCCCCTTAGCGTGAATCGCGGTCGCGGTTGCGCAGTGCCGCGCGCGAACGATCATGGTCGACATCGTTGTTGTCATCAGCGGCCGGCGCACCCGCCGCCGAACCCGTGCCGGCGCCGGACGCCGGTGCAGGGGTCGACGCGTCGCCGCGCGAACGCTCCATGATCTTGTCCAACGGCAGGTACAACAGACTGTTGTTCTTCGAGTCCACCATGATTTTCGTGGTACGCGAGTAGATCTGTTGCATCGTGTCGAGATACATCCGCTCGCGAATCACGCCAGGCGCCTTGGCATAGGCTTCCTGCACCGACTTGAAGCGATCGGCATCACCCTGCGCCTGCGATACCACGCGCGCCTTGTACGCGGCGGCTTCCTCGGTCAGGCGCGAGGCCGTACCCTTGGCGCGCGGTATCACGTCGTTGGCATAGGCCTGCGCTTCGTTCTTCGCACGCTCCAGATCCTGGCCGGCCTTCACGGCGTCGTCGAATGCGGCCTGCACCTGTTCTGGCGGCTGCACGCTCTGCATCGTCACGCTCGTGACGAGAATACCGGTCTTGTAGCTATCGAGAATGCGCTGAATCGACGTGACGAGTTCGTTGGCGATTTCCTCGCGCCCCGCATAGAGCACAAAATCCATCTTGCTCTTGCCGACGATTTCGCGAACCGCCGTCTGGGCCGCCAGATTCACCGACGATTCGGCGTCCACGTTATTGAAGAGGAATTCGGTCGCGTCCTTGATGCGGTACTGCACGGCAAAGCGCACGTCGATGATGTTCTCATCGCCCGTGAGCATGGACGAATCCTTCAGATCGGTGTCGCGGATCGTATTCGAGCGGCCGATCTCGACCGACCGGATTTGCGACATGTTGACGATCTCGACCGACTGGAAAGGATAAGGCAGGCGCCACTGAATCCCGGAGGTCGTCGTGTATTTGTACTTGCCGAATTGCGTGACGACGCCGACCTGGCCTTCCTGCACAATGAACACGCCGGTGGCGAGCCAGATGAGGAACGCCAGCGCGACAACGACGCCCACGCCGATGCCCGACCCACGCGAGCCGCCGGAGACATTGCCGGAGCCGCCGTTGCCGCTTCCGCCGCCCTTGCGGCCAAAGATACGGTTCAGGCGCCGGTTGAAATCGCGCCACAATTCGTCGAGATCGGGCGGGCCGTCCTGCTGCGGGCCTTGCGGTCCGCGTTGCGGCTCCTTCGGATCCTGCGAATTCGGTGGATTCGCACGATCAGGGCGGTTCGGCTCCTGATTGCCGGACGGCGTGTCGCCGCCGCCGTCCCGCCCCCAGCGCGGGTCGTTCAGGGAGAAAATCAAGCCAACTCGTCGCATCAAAGCTCTTGGAAGCATAGGTAGAAGCGTGGTGACTGAAGCGGTCTTGGCGTTGCGACCGGCGCCCGCGCTTCGGAGCGCGCATGCTGCCGGTTCGCGCGTGGTTACCGAATCTGGTTTGCCGATCGGTGGCCTTGCCCGGCCTCCGTCTAGTCTCTTGCCAGTTCGTCACCCGTCTCGGGTCGCGCTGCCGGTATTCCCCGTGGCAACCCGCCCTTCACGGTGCGACGTCTCGTGTTATCTGTCTTCTGCGCGCGGCGCATCTTCCCAACGGTCGATGAGCCGGACATCGGGCGCTTCGTGTTGCGATTGTAACCCAGCAGTGCCGGCCACAACCGCTTCGCTGATGGCCTCGCGCAGCAGATCGAGGCCCTGGCCGGTACGTGCGCTCAGGAAGACGCGTGTGATGCGCCCCGCCTCATCCCGCTCGATTCTCGGCCCTTGCGCGGCCAGTTCCGGCACCGCGTCGATCTTGTTCCAGACGAGAATCTGCGGGATGTTCGCCGCGTCGATCTCCGCCAAAACGGCATTGACCTCGGCCATCTGCTCCTGACGCACCTGACTCGAGGCGTCCACCACATGCAACAGCATGTCGGCGTGCACCGTCTCCTCCAGGGTCGCCCGGAATGCCGCCACCAGTTGGTGCGGCAACTCGCGGATGAATCCGACAGTGTCGGACAGCACGATGTTCCCGACTTCGCCAAGATAAACGCGACGCGAGGTCGTATCGAGCGTGGCGAACAGCTGATCCGCGGCGTAGGCATTGGCCTTCGTCATCGCGTTGAACAGCGTGGATTTACCGGCGTTGGTGTAGCCGACGAGCGAGATCGACATGGTGCCGCTGCGCTGGCGCGCCCGGCGTTGCGTGTCGTGCTGGCGCTTGAGCCGCTCCAGACGCGCCGTGAGCGACTTCACCCGCTCGCCCAGCAGACGACGGTCGGTTTCGAGCTGCGTCTCACCCGGCCCTCGCAGGCCGATACCGCCCTTCTGACGTTCCAGGTGAGTCCAGGCGCGAACGAGGCGCGTGGACAGGTACTGCAACTGCGCCAGTTCGACCTGCAGCTTGCCCTCGTGACTCTTCGCGCGCTGGGCGAAGATGTCGAGAATCAGGCTGGTACGGTCCACCACGCGACGTTGCAGCAGGTGTTCGAGGTTTCGCTGCTGACCGGGTGTCAGCGCGTGGTTGAAGATCACCAGGTCGACGTCGTATTCCGCGATCGCGGCGCGCAATTCTTCCGCCTTGCCGCTGCCGATGAACAGCTTCGCATCGGGGCTGTGACGGCGACCGGTAATGGTCACGACAGGCGTGGCGCCTGCGGATTGCGTCAGAAGGTCGAGTTCCTGGAGACTGGCTTCGAAATCGAGTTTGCCGAAATCGATGCCGACGAGCGCGGCGTTGGTGGTCAAGCTACGCTGAGACTGGGTGTTGGGACTGTTGGACAAGAGCGGGCGATGGGGAAGAGAAATTCGCCCGGCCGGAGAGACTCCCGGTCGGGCGAGCCTGAATCAGGACTGCTCGGCTTCCGGATGGAAATTCACCGGACGCGCAGGGACGACCGTCGAAATGGCGTGCTTGTACACCATTTGGGTGACCGTGTTGCGCAGCAGGACGACATACTGGTCGAACGACTCGATGTTTCCCTGCAGCTTGATACCGTTGACCAGATAGATCGAGACGGGAACATGCTCCTTACGCAAGGCGTTCAGAAACGGGTCTTGTAGAAGTTGCCCTTTGTTGCTCATAAGTTACTCCATTGTATTTTTAGCAAATGACCGTAAGCCAGGGCGTGTGCGCGCTTCCCACCCTGACCTCCACACTATAGCCGATTTTGCTAGCGTCGCCAGCAAAACCCCGCCCGGGACTGGCTTTCACTCGCCCTTGGCGTAAGGGTTCGCGCTGTTGCGGAACTCTATGCGTAATGGAGTGCCCTTCAACTTAAAAGTTTCGCGGAAGCGGTTCTCCAGGTAGCGGCGATACGTGTCGGTCACGCCATCCAGATTGTTCCCGTGGATAACGATGATCGGCGGGTTCGATCCCCCCTGGTGCGCGTAGCGCAGCTTCGGACGAGAGAACCCCGAACGACGCGGCTGCTGGTGCTCCACCGCCTCGATGAGGGCCTTCGTGAGCTTCGGCGTGGGCAGCTTGCTCATGGCCGCGGCGTAGGCCTCGTCCACCGAGCGCATCAGCGGGCCGATACCGGTTGCCTTCGCGGCCGAAATGAAGTGGAAGTTCGCGAAACTCAGGAATTTGAGTTTGCGCTCCAACTCCTGCTTCGCCTGGTCCCGGGTGTACTCGTCCAGGCCGTCCCACTTGTTCACGCCAACGACCAGCGCGCGCCCCGACTCGAGAATGAAGCCGGCAATGTGCGCGTCCTGATCCGAGATGTCCTGACGTGCGTCGAGCATGAGAATCACGACATTGGCGTCCGCGATCGATTGGAGCGTTTTCACAACCGAGAACTTCTCGACCGCCTCGAACACCTTGCCGCGACGGCGCAGACCCGCCGTATCGATCAGCGTGTACTGCTTGCCCTGACGCTCGAAGTCGATGTGAATCGAGTCGCGCGTGGTGCCCGGCATGTCGAAGGCGATCACGCGCTCTTCGCCGAGCAGCGTGTTGACCAGCGTCGACTTGCCGACGTTGGGGCGCCCGACGATGGCGATGCGCACACGGCCGTCATGCTTCGCATCGTCGTCCTCTTCGTCCTGATTGGCATAGAACGGTGCGATCGCTTCGTCGATCACCTCCTTCACGCCATCGCCGTGCGCGGCGGAAATCGCCAGCGGATCGCCCAGACCGAGTTCGTAGAAGTCGTTCGCCACGGTGGTGTACTTCATGCCCTCGGCCTTGTTGACCACGAGCATGATCTTGCGTCCCGTCTTGCGCAGGTATTCGGCGATGATCTGGTCCTGCGGCGTGAGGCCCTGACGCCCGTCCACGATGTAGATCACCACGTCGGCCTCGACCACGGCCTGGCGCGTCTGCTTGGCCATTTCGTGGAAGATGCCGTCCTTGGCCACGGGTTCGAAGCCGCCGGTGTCGATCAGCAGATACGGGTGCTCGCCCACGCGCCCCTCGCCGTAGTGACGGTCGCGCGTGAGCCCGGGCATGTCGGCGACGAGCGCGTCGCGCGAGCGGGTCAAACGGTTGAATAGCGTCGATTTACCGACGTTGGGGCGCCCTACGAGCGCGATCACGGGTTTCATGAATAAGCCCTAAAAACGAAGACGGCCGGCGCGCTGCCGGCCGTTCCCGGAAAATGCCCGGGTGCTGCCGGTTACCGGTTATTCCGGACGGAAGCCATAGATGTTGCCGTCGCGCGTCTGGACCACCAGCGTCTGGCCGGCCAGCACCGGCTGCGCGCTGATCGCGCCGCTCAACTTGACGCGGGCGAGAATGTCACCGTTGTCACGCGACAGGAAATGCAGATAGCCCTGCTTGTCGCCCACGACCACCACGCGGCCGAGCGCCAGCGGCGCCGACAGGTCGCGGTACTTGAGCTTGTCGTTCTGCCACAGTGTACTGCCATCAGCCGCATTGAAAGCGTACACGGCGCCGTCGGTATTGACCGCCGCCACCACGCGCTCGTCCTGCGACACGCCGTTCGGCGACGAGAAATCACGCGCCCAAAGGCCATTGCCGGTCTGCACGTCCACGCAGCCCACGCGGCCCTGGAACGACGCACCACAAACTTGACGGCCGAAAACGACCGGCGAGCCCGTGACGTCATTCACGCGCTCGACCTCCGTCACGCCCTTCGGGTACGACAGCGGCGTGATCCACAGCGGATTGCCCGTGTTGGCGTCGAGTGCCACCAGCTTGCCGCCCGGGAAGCCCGTCACGATCGCACGGTCGCCCACGAATGTCATGCCGGTGCCGGTGCGCAGCGTGAGCGTGGAGGTCGGCTGCGAATACGACCAACGCACGCTACCGGTGCCGGCGTCGAACGCCGTCACGCGGTTATTGATCGCGCGCACCACCACCAGACCGCGACCGACGAGCGGCGCGGTCAGCACCTCGCTGCCGGCGTTGGCCTTCCAAGACGGCTTTCCGTCATGGTCGAAAGCGATCACGTCACCCTTGTGGGTGGCGACAACCGTCGTCTCGCCGTCGCTACC belongs to Pandoraea pnomenusa and includes:
- a CDS encoding ATP phosphoribosyltransferase regulatory subunit, with protein sequence MPNWLLPENIADVLPSEARKIEDLRRLMLDRFRTYGYELVMPPMLEYVESLLTGTGHDLDLRTFKLVDQLSGRTMGLRADITPQIARIDAHLLNRKGVTRLCYAGSVLFTRPRNLLATREPFQIGAEIFGHSGLEADLEIQELLLYCLQLAGLKQIRIDLCHAGVLEALIEGVPAAEAIESQLFGALATKDVPQLQELTRDLPAHLRDALLALTTLYGEPAETLARARNALPDLPGVKAALDDLAYLAASQGKDGPAVLSIDLADLRGYQYHSGVMFAAYVDGIPNAIARGGRYDKVGQAFGRDRPATGFSLDLRELAAISPVEARSNAILAPADDVPGLRAKIDGLRDAGEVVIRMLPGHDQDFEEFTGDRVLVEKDGQWVVTPR
- the hflC gene encoding protease modulator HflC encodes the protein MNRIGTAIVALIVLLIVLASTMFVVDQRRYAVVFSLGEIKDVYGQPGLKFKLPPPLQTVLYLDKRIMTIDNPEPERFITAEKKNLIVDSYVKWRIVDPRKFYVSFKGDNRLAQDRLTQQIRSALQEAFTKRTVTEVVSTQREQVMQWVKQKVGEDAAQVGIQIVDVRMRRVDLAAGISDSVYSRMAAERKRVANELRSTGAAEAEQIRADADRQRDVVVAEAYAKAQQVKGEGDATAAGIYAQAFGRDPQFAQFYQSLEAYKATFRDKKDVIIADPNSDFFRFMRSSGGAGASAGKAGK
- the der gene encoding ribosome biogenesis GTPase Der; protein product: MKPVIALVGRPNVGKSTLFNRLTRSRDALVADMPGLTRDRHYGEGRVGEHPYLLIDTGGFEPVAKDGIFHEMAKQTRQAVVEADVVIYIVDGRQGLTPQDQIIAEYLRKTGRKIMLVVNKAEGMKYTTVANDFYELGLGDPLAISAAHGDGVKEVIDEAIAPFYANQDEEDDDAKHDGRVRIAIVGRPNVGKSTLVNTLLGEERVIAFDMPGTTRDSIHIDFERQGKQYTLIDTAGLRRRGKVFEAVEKFSVVKTLQSIADANVVILMLDARQDISDQDAHIAGFILESGRALVVGVNKWDGLDEYTRDQAKQELERKLKFLSFANFHFISAAKATGIGPLMRSVDEAYAAAMSKLPTPKLTKALIEAVEHQQPRRSGFSRPKLRYAHQGGSNPPIIVIHGNNLDGVTDTYRRYLENRFRETFKLKGTPLRIEFRNSANPYAKGE
- a CDS encoding DUF4189 domain-containing protein, with translation MNGSRYLSVMLAMWLSCLLGLASTSGLAASAVAGVRGSGGFRLVYVTNQTSMAKAKVAALSRCRTQFSAGSRGGRCEVLMAGNGPAYWAVVRATNGEVGVALGDTQEAAIGDAFVVCQRAGQCTLENAQVWADNGQRPGRRLPPPPAAQASPAQCRIPTGQVIRMQTRCDALGCTRTYDNGCTVRFQATRCFDKETNRYVWQPDACDDAG
- a CDS encoding adenylosuccinate synthase, with the translated sequence MSGNALNQGRNVVVIGTQWGDEGKGKVVDWLTDHAQGVVRFQGGHNAGHTLIIGGKKTILRLIPSGIMHKDVTCYIGNGVVLSPEALFKEIEELESAGLDVCGRLRISEACTLILPYHVAIDQAREARRGAGKIGTTGRGIGPAYEDKVGRRALRVQDLFDPKTFADRLRENLDYHNFVLTQYLGAKAVDFQETLDTMLSYAPRLQPMIADVSQMLYAANREGQKLLFEGAQGTLLDIDHGTYPFVTSSNCVAGAASAGAGVGPQQLHYVLGITKAYCTRVGAGPFPSELYDADNPARQEPIGLQLATVGKEFGSVTGRPRRTGWMDAAALKRSIQINGVTGLCMTKLDVLDGLDTVRLCVGYKIDGKTVDILPRGAVDVARCEPVYEDFPGWSQSTVGVTSWDQLPVQAQNYLKRIEEVSGIPIDMVSTGPDRDETILLRHPFKN
- the hflK gene encoding FtsH protease activity modulator HflK; this translates as MIFSLNDPRWGRDGGGDTPSGNQEPNRPDRANPPNSQDPKEPQRGPQGPQQDGPPDLDELWRDFNRRLNRIFGRKGGGSGNGGSGNVSGGSRGSGIGVGVVVALAFLIWLATGVFIVQEGQVGVVTQFGKYKYTTTSGIQWRLPYPFQSVEIVNMSQIRSVEIGRSNTIRDTDLKDSSMLTGDENIIDVRFAVQYRIKDATEFLFNNVDAESSVNLAAQTAVREIVGKSKMDFVLYAGREEIANELVTSIQRILDSYKTGILVTSVTMQSVQPPEQVQAAFDDAVKAGQDLERAKNEAQAYANDVIPRAKGTASRLTEEAAAYKARVVSQAQGDADRFKSVQEAYAKAPGVIRERMYLDTMQQIYSRTTKIMVDSKNNSLLYLPLDKIMERSRGDASTPAPASGAGTGSAAGAPAADDNNDVDHDRSRAALRNRDRDSR
- a CDS encoding phosphoribosyltransferase produces the protein MNLPQNDDKNLWVSWEEYHRLIERLALKVHESNWKFDKILCLARGGLRVGDQLARIYDVPLAILATSSYREAEGTVRGDLDIAQYITITRGELEGRVLLVDDLVDSGVTLERVGQHLKQRFPAVTDVRSAVLWHKACSKVAPDYAVEFLPTNPWIHQPFEEYDTLRPHNLAAWIKRGT
- the bamB gene encoding outer membrane protein assembly factor BamB, with amino-acid sequence MAMSQSEPSRRGIFKRVGSAALTLAVLGTLGGCGLFGSKPAHEPTPLTEIKQALTVKQIWTASVGKAGAYSFAPVAVGNAVFAAGANGGVVRVDADTGASTWSAKADTNITAGPGSDGETTVVATHKGDVIAFDHDGKPSWKANAGSEVLTAPLVGRGLVVVRAINNRVTAFDAGTGSVRWSYSQPTSTLTLRTGTGMTFVGDRAIVTGFPGGKLVALDANTGNPLWITPLSYPKGVTEVERVNDVTGSPVVFGRQVCGASFQGRVGCVDVQTGNGLWARDFSSPNGVSQDERVVAAVNTDGAVYAFNAADGSTLWQNDKLKYRDLSAPLALGRVVVVGDKQGYLHFLSRDNGDILARVKLSGAISAQPVLAGQTLVVQTRDGNIYGFRPE
- a CDS encoding DUF2065 domain-containing protein encodes the protein MTSSTIILAFALMLIVEGMFPFVAPDRWRQSFRKITEMPSGQIRFFGLAAVSLGLILMLLADY
- the hflX gene encoding GTPase HflX — protein: MTTNAALVGIDFGKLDFEASLQELDLLTQSAGATPVVTITGRRHSPDAKLFIGSGKAEELRAAIAEYDVDLVIFNHALTPGQQRNLEHLLQRRVVDRTSLILDIFAQRAKSHEGKLQVELAQLQYLSTRLVRAWTHLERQKGGIGLRGPGETQLETDRRLLGERVKSLTARLERLKRQHDTQRRARQRSGTMSISLVGYTNAGKSTLFNAMTKANAYAADQLFATLDTTSRRVYLGEVGNIVLSDTVGFIRELPHQLVAAFRATLEETVHADMLLHVVDASSQVRQEQMAEVNAVLAEIDAANIPQILVWNKIDAVPELAAQGPRIERDEAGRITRVFLSARTGQGLDLLREAISEAVVAGTAGLQSQHEAPDVRLIDRWEDAPRAEDR
- the hfq gene encoding RNA chaperone Hfq; protein product: MSNKGQLLQDPFLNALRKEHVPVSIYLVNGIKLQGNIESFDQYVVLLRNTVTQMVYKHAISTVVPARPVNFHPEAEQS